From Proteiniborus sp. MB09-C3, the proteins below share one genomic window:
- a CDS encoding tetratricopeptide repeat protein gives MKGLREYFLKKTDNISFIEVKPDSMVFIKDYKIGSEVPLPLIVNELISEIKTGTAKDEVKVSSIINGMIYIIGADPGFAFCQQYKKIVYHYDEKIEDYILYMGLKKVNENAFEDGIVWLRALYHINSKNLMGKYNYALALEEKARRLFTVNNKMGSVFLRSSTNVFEEIINESPSFDLAYYKLGYHYKNSQQYVKSSLMWERYIQLGKDTEMLEEIRENLETIQDDVIYEEGYNLILSGNPKAGLEKLLPLKERYVDWWNLFFMIGLGYRQIGMYEEAIIEFETVLDFVPDQVEALNELGLCQAFIGKYSEAISNFTRAIELKPKDYEIRCNRGMAYLQINDIENAEKDINTAYEQCSTDEITISCKQELEKMKGMA, from the coding sequence ATGAAGGGATTACGGGAATACTTTCTTAAGAAGACAGATAATATTTCTTTTATTGAGGTAAAACCTGACTCAATGGTTTTCATAAAGGATTATAAAATAGGCTCTGAAGTACCGTTACCATTAATTGTAAATGAATTAATTAGTGAAATAAAAACGGGAACAGCCAAGGATGAAGTAAAGGTTTCTTCTATTATTAATGGAATGATATACATTATTGGAGCAGATCCAGGATTTGCATTTTGTCAACAATATAAAAAGATAGTTTATCATTATGATGAAAAAATAGAAGATTATATACTTTATATGGGACTGAAAAAGGTCAATGAAAATGCCTTTGAAGATGGTATTGTCTGGCTTAGAGCTTTGTATCATATTAATAGTAAAAATTTAATGGGTAAATACAATTATGCTCTTGCTTTAGAGGAAAAAGCCAGAAGATTATTTACAGTTAACAATAAAATGGGTAGTGTTTTTCTGAGAAGTTCAACAAATGTTTTTGAGGAGATTATTAATGAAAGCCCAAGCTTTGATTTAGCTTACTATAAGTTAGGCTACCATTATAAAAATAGCCAGCAATATGTAAAAAGCAGTTTAATGTGGGAGAGATACATTCAGTTAGGAAAAGATACTGAAATGCTAGAGGAAATAAGAGAAAACTTAGAGACAATTCAGGATGATGTAATATATGAAGAAGGATATAATTTAATTTTATCTGGAAATCCAAAAGCAGGCTTAGAAAAGCTTTTGCCGCTAAAGGAAAGGTATGTTGATTGGTGGAACTTGTTTTTCATGATTGGATTAGGATATAGGCAGATAGGCATGTATGAGGAAGCTATTATAGAGTTTGAGACTGTTCTTGATTTTGTGCCTGATCAGGTAGAAGCACTAAACGAACTTGGACTTTGCCAAGCTTTTATAGGAAAATACAGCGAGGCAATCTCAAATTTTACAAGGGCCATAGAATTAAAGCCCAAAGACTATGAAATAAGATGTAATAGAGGAATGGCATATTTACAAATAAACGACATTGAAAATGCAGAAAAAGATATAAATACTGCTTATGAACAGTGTAGTACTGATGAAATAACTATTTCATGTAAACAAGAGCTTGAAAAAATGAAGGGTATGGCCTAG
- a CDS encoding ImmA/IrrE family metallo-endopeptidase, producing the protein MTYEELVLEAENEGIEILENNRIVGMKGLYVDNTITLNSNLKTTIEKKCILAEELGHHYTSFGNIIDQSKVPNRKQERKARAWGYERIVSIQKLIDASKYGIRNKYELAEYINVTEEYLENVLSYYKEKYGLYYQFNNHIIYFDPLAVYEKFF; encoded by the coding sequence ATGACATATGAAGAGTTGGTTTTAGAAGCAGAGAATGAGGGAATAGAAATATTGGAGAACAATCGTATAGTTGGAATGAAAGGATTGTATGTAGATAATACAATAACTCTTAATTCTAACTTAAAAACTACTATAGAAAAAAAATGTATATTAGCAGAAGAATTAGGACATCATTACACTAGTTTTGGCAACATCATAGATCAATCTAAGGTTCCAAACAGAAAACAAGAAAGAAAAGCACGAGCTTGGGGATATGAAAGAATTGTTAGTATTCAAAAATTGATAGACGCTTCAAAATACGGTATTAGAAATAAATATGAGTTAGCTGAATACATAAATGTCACGGAAGAATACTTAGAAAATGTATTGAGTTATTATAAAGAGAAATATGGTCTTTATTATCAATTCAATAATCATATAATTTATTTTGACCCTCTAGCTGTCTATGAAAAATTTTTTTAA
- a CDS encoding B12-binding domain-containing radical SAM protein, with protein sequence MKILITTLNSKFIHTSLSIRYLKSFAKDAFPDIDIEEYTINQNIDYIIGDIFKKELDVVAFSCYIWNIEDILRISEALKLVSPNIKIILGGPEVSFDGEELIKNNPFIDFIIYGEGEETFKELLLKLESKDNSFKSIKGLIFKDGKEVRINESRPLIQNLDIIPSPFDDCLEDFKDRIVYFESSRGCPFNCRFCLSSTIKGVRFFSIERVKEDLKKLIDAKVKQVKFVDRTFNAKKDYALEIMRFIIGQNVKNINFHFEVTAHLLDDDVLSFLENVPEGLFQFEIGVQSTNPHTLEAIDRVTNTEKLMDVVMKIKSFNNIHQHLDLIAGLPYEDINSFKKSFNDIYSLRPEKLQLGFLKLLKGSELRSKKDLYGYKFLDRPPYEVLESSYVNYGEMIKLKAIEDLVEKYANELYFENSINFIMNNFYHKPFDFFESFSEYWEKENLNSKAHSRVDLYRILLEFYSSNIIKHIELFKDILRFDFIYNTKSPTIPNFMRKASEDIPKHKKHDFLKNVANLEKYLPEYLDVPAKKIINEVYIDKFNYDILKIREKNYKLGHDILSDTYILFVYDYDRKVFEKCRCFQVTEEFLKEE encoded by the coding sequence ATGAAAATACTCATAACAACTTTAAATTCAAAGTTTATACATACTTCTCTTTCAATAAGATATTTAAAAAGCTTTGCTAAGGATGCCTTTCCTGATATAGATATTGAGGAATATACAATAAACCAAAATATTGATTATATAATAGGGGATATATTTAAGAAGGAGCTTGATGTAGTGGCTTTTTCTTGCTACATTTGGAATATAGAAGACATACTTCGTATATCAGAAGCGCTAAAGCTGGTTAGCCCTAACATAAAGATTATATTAGGTGGGCCAGAGGTATCTTTTGATGGAGAGGAATTGATAAAAAATAATCCCTTTATTGATTTTATCATTTATGGTGAAGGAGAAGAGACTTTTAAAGAGCTGCTATTGAAACTGGAGAGCAAGGATAATAGCTTTAAAAGTATAAAGGGGCTTATCTTTAAGGATGGAAAGGAAGTACGTATAAATGAATCTAGACCATTAATACAAAACCTAGATATTATACCTTCTCCTTTTGATGACTGTCTTGAGGATTTTAAAGATAGAATAGTTTATTTCGAAAGTTCAAGGGGTTGCCCCTTTAATTGCAGGTTTTGTCTTTCATCTACCATTAAGGGCGTAAGATTTTTTTCAATTGAAAGAGTTAAAGAAGATTTAAAAAAGCTAATAGATGCAAAGGTTAAGCAAGTCAAATTCGTAGATAGAACATTTAATGCAAAAAAAGATTATGCTTTGGAAATCATGAGATTTATTATTGGACAGAATGTAAAAAATATTAACTTTCATTTCGAGGTGACTGCTCATTTATTAGATGATGATGTTCTAAGCTTTTTAGAAAATGTACCTGAGGGCTTATTCCAATTTGAGATTGGTGTACAGTCAACTAACCCTCATACCCTTGAGGCTATAGACAGAGTGACTAATACAGAAAAACTAATGGATGTGGTAATGAAGATTAAAAGCTTCAATAACATACACCAGCATTTAGACTTAATAGCTGGTCTGCCATATGAAGATATCAATAGCTTTAAAAAGTCATTTAATGATATTTATTCTTTAAGACCTGAAAAGCTACAGCTAGGTTTTTTAAAGCTTTTAAAGGGATCGGAGCTAAGAAGCAAAAAAGATTTGTATGGCTATAAATTCTTAGATAGGCCGCCTTATGAGGTACTTGAAAGCAGTTATGTTAATTATGGGGAAATGATTAAGCTAAAGGCTATTGAGGACTTAGTAGAAAAATATGCGAATGAGCTTTATTTTGAAAATAGCATTAATTTTATAATGAATAATTTTTATCATAAGCCCTTCGACTTCTTTGAATCTTTTTCTGAATACTGGGAAAAGGAAAATCTTAATAGTAAGGCCCATAGCAGAGTAGATTTATATAGAATACTTCTAGAATTCTATAGCAGCAATATAATTAAGCATATAGAATTATTTAAAGATATTCTTAGATTTGATTTTATTTATAATACTAAATCTCCTACTATTCCTAATTTTATGAGAAAAGCAAGTGAAGATATACCAAAGCATAAGAAACATGATTTTTTAAAGAACGTGGCAAACCTAGAAAAATATTTGCCTGAATATCTAGATGTGCCTGCAAAAAAGATAATTAATGAAGTATATATTGATAAGTTTAATTATGATATACTGAAAATCAGAGAGAAAAATTATAAGCTTGGTCACGATATTTTGTCAGATACCTATATATTATTTGTCTATGATTATGATAGAAAAGTATTTGAAAAATGTAGGTGTTTTCAAGTAACCGAAGAATTTTTAAAAGAGGAGTGA
- the iorA gene encoding indolepyruvate ferredoxin oxidoreductase subunit alpha, which translates to MKRLLTGNEAVALGAYEAGATVAAAYPGTPSTEILENIAMHKEIYSEWAPNEKVAVEVVVGASIAGARSIAAMKHVGVNVAADPLFTFAYTGVNGGCVIVSADDPGMHSSQNEQDNRYYAKSAKIPMLEPSDSQEAKDFVKIAYEISEEYDAPVLLRLTTRICHGKGLVEIGERKEVGIKEYKKDISKYVATPANAKKRRLLLKERLIKLEELSNNSELNKIEWNDRKIGVITSGVAYQYAKEVFGDNASFLKLGFTFPVPKAKIKEFAEQIEKLYVIEELEPYLEDEIRSMGINVIGKDVIPAMGELNPDILAEVLLGKKPEKVDISPEKVVGRPPTMCAGCPHRGLFYVLSKKKNAVVTGDIGCYTLGSAPPLESMDTCICMGASISAGHGFTKAFEKGGKDTKVFGVIGDSTFFHSGITSLINVIYNKGNVATIILDNRITGMTGHQDNPGTGYTLSGEATEHIDIEKLCEAIGVKNIAVVNPLDLKETEDAINKALNTNEPMVIITKMPCVLKKSPTEEIKEYNLNKRIKCLVDREKCRKCKMCTKAGCPAISFDANIGSIIDESMCVGCDVCLQICPFKAIVKAGE; encoded by the coding sequence ATGAAAAGATTATTGACTGGAAATGAAGCAGTAGCCTTAGGGGCATATGAGGCAGGAGCAACTGTAGCTGCTGCTTACCCAGGGACTCCAAGTACTGAGATACTAGAAAACATAGCAATGCATAAAGAAATATATTCAGAGTGGGCACCGAACGAAAAGGTAGCTGTAGAGGTAGTTGTGGGAGCTTCTATAGCAGGTGCAAGATCTATAGCTGCAATGAAGCATGTAGGTGTTAATGTAGCGGCAGATCCATTGTTTACCTTTGCCTATACAGGAGTCAATGGAGGCTGTGTAATTGTATCAGCAGATGATCCAGGAATGCATAGCTCTCAAAATGAACAAGACAATAGATACTATGCAAAGTCTGCAAAGATTCCCATGCTAGAGCCTAGTGACAGCCAAGAAGCAAAGGATTTTGTTAAAATTGCATATGAAATAAGTGAGGAGTATGATGCACCAGTTTTACTAAGACTTACAACAAGAATATGTCATGGAAAAGGCTTAGTGGAAATTGGAGAGAGAAAAGAAGTTGGAATTAAAGAATATAAAAAGGATATTTCAAAATATGTAGCCACACCTGCAAATGCAAAAAAACGTAGATTATTGCTAAAAGAAAGATTAATAAAGTTAGAAGAACTAAGCAATAATTCTGAATTAAACAAGATAGAATGGAATGACAGAAAAATAGGAGTTATTACTTCAGGAGTAGCATATCAGTATGCAAAAGAAGTTTTTGGCGACAATGCTTCATTCTTAAAATTAGGATTTACATTCCCTGTACCAAAGGCAAAAATAAAAGAATTTGCTGAACAAATAGAAAAGCTATATGTAATAGAAGAATTAGAGCCTTACTTAGAAGATGAAATTAGAAGCATGGGCATAAATGTTATTGGTAAAGATGTTATTCCAGCTATGGGAGAGCTTAATCCAGATATATTAGCAGAAGTATTGTTAGGAAAAAAACCTGAAAAAGTAGATATAAGTCCTGAAAAAGTTGTTGGAAGGCCACCTACAATGTGTGCAGGCTGTCCACATAGAGGATTGTTCTACGTACTTAGCAAAAAGAAAAATGCAGTTGTGACAGGAGATATAGGATGCTATACATTAGGTTCAGCGCCACCACTAGAGAGCATGGATACATGTATATGTATGGGGGCTAGCATAAGTGCTGGGCACGGATTTACTAAAGCCTTCGAAAAGGGTGGAAAAGATACTAAGGTATTTGGAGTTATAGGAGACTCTACATTCTTCCATTCTGGCATCACAAGCCTGATAAATGTAATCTATAATAAAGGAAATGTGGCAACTATTATACTTGATAATAGGATAACAGGAATGACAGGACATCAAGACAACCCAGGAACAGGATATACTCTATCTGGAGAGGCAACAGAACACATTGATATTGAAAAGTTATGCGAGGCTATAGGGGTTAAGAACATAGCTGTAGTAAATCCATTAGATTTAAAAGAAACCGAGGATGCTATTAATAAAGCACTTAATACAAATGAGCCTATGGTAATAATAACCAAGATGCCTTGTGTTCTAAAGAAATCACCTACAGAAGAAATAAAAGAATATAACTTGAACAAAAGAATTAAATGCTTAGTTGATAGAGAAAAGTGTAGGAAATGTAAGATGTGTACTAAAGCTGGATGTCCAGCTATATCATTTGATGCAAATATAGGTTCAATAATTGACGAATCTATGTGTGTAGGCTGTGATGTATGCTTGCAAATATGTCCATTTAAAGCAATAGTAAAGGCGGGTGAGTAA
- a CDS encoding indolepyruvate oxidoreductase subunit beta translates to MSDVKNILFVGVGGQGIILASKVLSKGLIDAGYDVKMSEVHGMAQRGGSVTTQIRYEKKVYAPIIGIGQADIIVSFEKMEAMRWIEYLKPNGKIVVNDYAIPPAPVLSGKAEYPKGIIEDLKEKVKTINIDAAKEAKELGNIKTLNMIMLGALIKAMGIDEIDWESVIKEEVKEKFVDINLKAFNIGKMLV, encoded by the coding sequence ATGTCTGATGTGAAAAATATTTTGTTTGTAGGGGTAGGAGGACAGGGAATAATACTTGCTAGTAAAGTCTTATCTAAAGGTCTTATTGATGCAGGATATGATGTTAAGATGTCTGAGGTACACGGAATGGCACAACGTGGTGGCAGTGTAACCACACAAATAAGGTATGAGAAAAAAGTTTATGCACCAATAATAGGTATCGGGCAGGCTGATATAATAGTGTCCTTTGAAAAGATGGAAGCTATGAGATGGATAGAATACTTAAAACCAAATGGAAAGATAGTCGTAAATGATTATGCTATACCGCCTGCACCAGTTTTATCTGGAAAAGCAGAATACCCAAAAGGAATAATTGAAGATTTAAAAGAAAAAGTTAAAACCATAAATATAGATGCGGCAAAAGAGGCAAAAGAATTAGGGAATATTAAAACACTAAATATGATTATGCTTGGAGCTCTTATTAAAGCAATGGGTATAGATGAAATAGATTGGGAAAGTGTTATTAAGGAAGAGGTAAAAGAAAAATTTGTAGATATTAATCTGAAAGCATTTAACATAGGTAAAATGTTGGTTTAG
- a CDS encoding bifunctional enoyl-CoA hydratase/phosphate acetyltransferase encodes MLKHLTDLIENAKGQAKKKLAVAACQDEEVLKAVHEAALIGIVEPILIGDIEKTEQIAKELGLSIEAYERIDVKDLAEAAKIAVKHVSSGKSDFIMKGLIDTSILLKEVLSREYGLRTDSLLSHVMIYEVPAYHKFVFLTDGGMNLEPNLEDKVKIVKNAVKVCKSLGYEKIKVAAIAAKEKVNPKMIATIHADELKKMSESGLFEDGVIIDGPLALDLAVSKEAAKIKGYNSEVAGDADILLVPNIETGNGIGKSLTYFANSQSAGIVMGAKVPIVLVSRADSHEAKLYSIALGSMISELN; translated from the coding sequence TTGCTAAAACACTTAACAGACTTAATTGAAAATGCAAAAGGACAAGCAAAGAAGAAATTAGCAGTAGCTGCCTGTCAAGATGAAGAAGTACTTAAGGCTGTTCATGAAGCTGCTTTAATTGGAATAGTAGAACCCATATTAATCGGAGATATTGAAAAAACTGAGCAGATAGCTAAGGAACTGGGGTTATCTATTGAGGCTTATGAAAGAATTGACGTAAAAGATTTAGCGGAAGCTGCGAAAATAGCAGTAAAACATGTAAGTAGTGGCAAGTCAGATTTTATTATGAAGGGATTAATAGATACATCTATATTATTGAAGGAAGTATTGAGCAGAGAATATGGACTAAGAACAGATAGCTTACTCAGTCATGTAATGATATACGAAGTGCCAGCATATCATAAATTTGTATTTTTAACAGATGGAGGAATGAATTTAGAGCCAAATCTAGAAGACAAAGTAAAAATAGTAAAAAACGCTGTGAAGGTTTGCAAATCTCTTGGTTATGAAAAAATAAAGGTGGCTGCTATTGCTGCAAAAGAAAAAGTAAACCCTAAGATGATTGCCACTATTCATGCTGATGAGCTAAAGAAAATGAGCGAAAGTGGACTATTTGAAGATGGTGTTATCATTGATGGACCTTTGGCACTTGACTTAGCAGTTTCAAAGGAAGCGGCAAAAATTAAAGGCTACAATAGTGAAGTTGCAGGAGATGCAGACATTCTACTAGTTCCTAATATCGAAACAGGGAATGGAATTGGAAAAAGCTTAACCTATTTTGCAAATAGCCAATCAGCAGGCATTGTAATGGGAGCGAAGGTTCCAATAGTTTTAGTATCTAGAGCTGACTCTCATGAGGCAAAGCTCTATTCAATTGCTCTTGGAAGCATGATTTCTGAACTTAATTAA